The Styela clava chromosome 2, kaStyClav1.hap1.2, whole genome shotgun sequence genome contains a region encoding:
- the LOC120336089 gene encoding nucleoredoxin-like translates to MPWRYELLGDELVSKGGSITPDSLNLYGEDVLGLYFGAHWCPPCRQFTPKLAQFYNDVNAGGKKFEVVFVSLDTEENSFNGYYNDMPWHAIPFKSDLREKLAGKFYVRELPTLLLLDSRGNLITTKSGVRQMISIDPAGEKFPWKV, encoded by the exons atgcCCTGGAGATATGAGTTACTGGGTGATGAGTTGGTTTCCAAGGGCGGAAGCATTACACCAGATAGTTTGAATCTTTACGGGGAAGACGTTTTGGGACTATACTTCGGTGCACATTGGTGTCCACCATGCAGGCAATTCACTCCCAA actGGCGCAATTCTACAACGATGTGAATGCCGGAGGCAAAAAGTTTGAAGTGGTCTTTGTTAGTCTGGACACAGAGGAGAACTCGTTCAACGGATATTATAACGACATGCCTTGGCATGCAATTCCCTTTAAAAGTGATTTAAGG GAAAAACTGGCTGGTAAATTCTATGTGAGAGAACTTCCAACTTTGCTTTTACTTGATTCAAGAGGAAATCTGATTACAACTAAATCTGGTGTAAGACAGATGATCTCGATTGATCCAGCTG GTGAAAAGTTTCCATGGAAGGTATAG